From Plasmodium yoelii strain 17X genome assembly, chromosome: 7, one genomic window encodes:
- a CDS encoding 60S ribosomal protein L22, putative, translated as MAVKKDLKSAKKNTGKNAKKISKVLGKKSKIVKSTKGVKYVLDCTKPVKDTILDISGLEQFFKDKIKVDNKTNNLKNKIVVSSDDYKIYITVHVPFSKRYIKYLAKKYLKMHQIRDFLRVIAKGKSAYEFKYFQLNNE; from the exons atggCAGTCAAAAAGGATTTAAAAAGTGCGAAAAAAAACACTGggaaaaatgcaaaaaaaatttcCAAAGTTCttggaaaaaaaagtaaaatagtaaaaagcACAAAGGGAGTTAAATATGTTCTTGATTGTACCAAGCCAGTCAAAGATACTATTTTGGATATTAGCGGATTG gAACAATTTTTTAAGGACAAAATAAAAGTTGACAACAAAACAAacaacttaaaaaataaaatagtagtATCATCTGACgattacaaaatatatattactgtTCATGTTCCATTTTCAAAGAGATATATTAAG tactTGGCAAAAAAATACCTAAAAATGCACCAAATTAGAGATTTTTTGAGAGTTATAGCAAAGGGAAAATCGGCATAcgaatttaaatatttccaattgaacaatgaataa
- a CDS encoding pre-mRNA cleavage complex II protein — protein MENANNTRIYHLKMYRELRIVTLEKPLKNEENEECIKIRILPIQGSNNNNDDKNTQMCVAEIFGKELVIDKDYYFGYNEKFSIYTFTGCIIQIKGKTLQEYESKNSTIKEYLSLSYVLDAYRNLAKKKKKIGPRVLITGNNNSGKSSVSMLLLNYAFKSGFKPIYIEGDPKGNCDKIDINRGPGIMSCFIYDNNERKNNGPNITPNNTPNNIPNNRYRYALDYFFGYLDILDDINLYYHINECISSCIYLMLLNNLNYYSGNLKNNSEQEIIYSSGFILNVPSEADIKIVKNLIDIYNINIVVIIDNSFLHYSLKECYDKEEKESSLENCKNLEKKKYNNLGLYKSSKNIKYNEKEEDIKFEKNNDDAKNNDDAKNNDDENNDDENNDDENNDDVNKIEIIEMPKYEGVIPSDNSRVRYCRNLWFYDYFYKNINVNNAIYKKCHIITIKYNQTNFVRLDTKLAVPLSALPADWKNIKRENVHVTSYNGNIKNLMNCILGISYSKKINYVHLINIAGFAHVQNVRKIEIDNDNQKNEDKDKDYDNIEETDKNTDQITNDFFIDILCPVSITTKNIPPYFIIPGNMKHIRF, from the coding sequence atggagaATGCAAATAATACCAGAATTTATCATTTGAAAATGTATAGAGAACTTCGGATAGTTACCCTTGAAAAACCATTAAAAAACGAAGAAAATGAGGAATGTATAAAAATTCGAATATTGCCAATTCAAGggagtaataataataatgatgataaaaatacgCAAATGTGTGTAGCTGAAATATTTGGAAAAGAATTAGTTATTGATAAAGATTATTATTTTGGATACAATGAAAAGTTTTCTATATATACCTTTACTGGATgtataattcaaataaaagGAAAAACATTACAAGAATATGAAAGTAAAAATTCTACaataaaagaatatttatCTTTATCTTATGTTTTAGATGCTTATAGAAAtttagcaaaaaaaaaaaaaaaaattggacCCAGAGTATTAATAAcaggaaataataattctgGAAAAAGTTCTGTTTCTATGCTTTTGTTAAATTATGCATTCAAATCAGGTTTTAAACCTATTTATATAGAAGGTGACCCAAAAGGTAATTGTGATAAAATTGATATAAATAGAGGTCCTGGAATTATGAgttgttttatttatgataataatgaaaggAAAAATAATGGCCCAAACATCACTCCAAATAACACTCCAAATAACATTCCAAATAATCGTTATAGATACGCATtagattatttttttggttaTTTAGACATATTAGAtgatataaatttgtattatcATATTAATGAATGTATTAGtagttgtatatatttaatgttgTTAAATaacttaaattattattcaggaaatttaaaaaataattctgaACAAGAAATTATTTATTCTTCTGGgtttattttaaatgtaCCATCTGAAGCTGATATTAAGattgtaaaaaatttaatcgatatatataatataaatatagttGTTATTATtgataattcatttttacaTTATTCTTTAAAAGAATGTTAtgataaagaagaaaaagaaagcAGTTTggaaaattgtaaaaatttagaaaaaaaaaaatacaataatttgggattatataaatcaagtaaaaatatcaagtataatgaaaaagaagaagatataaaatttgaaaaaaataatgatgatgcaaaaaataatgatgatgcaaaaaataacgatgatgaaaataatgatgatgaaaataatgatgatgaaaataatgatgatgttaataaaattgaaataaTCGAAATGCCCAAATATGAAGGTGTTATACCATCTGATAATAGTAGAGTACGATATTGTAGAAACTTATGGttttatgattatttttataaaaatataaatgttaataatgcaatatataaaaaatgtcatATTATAACAATTAAATATAACCAAACAAATTTTGTTCGATTAGATACAAAATTAGCAGTACCTTTATCTGCTTTACCTGCAGattggaaaaatataaaaagagaaaatgtTCATGTAACTAGCtataatggaaatataaaaaatttaatgaattGTATTTTAGGTATATCttattctaaaaaaataaattatgttcATCTTATAAATATAGCCGGTTTTGCACATGTACAGAATGTAAGAAAAATAGAAATAGATAATGATaaccaaaaaaatgaagataaagATAaagattatgataatattgAAGAAACTGATAAAAATACTGACCAAATAACCaatgatttttttattgatatTTTATGTCCAGTTTCTATaacaacaaaaaatataccaccatattttattatcccAGGAAATATGAAACATATTAGgttttaa
- a CDS encoding ribosomal RNA small subunit methyltransferase NEP1, putative, giving the protein MEPNDDNIIHFSEDNNKTEKQKIIIILEGACLQLIEIKPYIYELANNTKHKNILLKGKNEDNIKNYRPDILHQCLIHLLESPLNKYGMLQIYIKTHDNQLFYVSPHLKIPKTYDQFESLMVTFLRKYKIKANEKNIYLLKIIKNDYNNILPINGKKIALSLKGEKVNLPDYVQNFKDEKIPITFFIGAVAYSNPTMNLDIIDQSISISEFSLSAATCCSSICSEFENLWKLF; this is encoded by the coding sequence atggaaCCAAACGACGATAATATTATACACTTTTCGGAAGATAATAACAAAACAgagaaacaaaaaataataataatattagagGGTGCTTGCTTACAATTGATCGAAATAaaaccatatatatatgaattagctaataatacaaaacataaaaatatattattaaaaggaaaaaatgaagacaatataaaaaattatagacCCGATATTTTACATCAatgtttaatacatttattaGAAAGtccattaaataaatatggaatgttacaaatatatataaaaacacaTGATAACcaattattttatgtttcCCCGCATTTAAAAATACCTAAAACATATGATCAATTTGAATCATTAATGGTCACttttttaagaaaatataaaattaaagcaaatgaaaaaaatatatatttattaaaaattataaaaaatgattataataatattttaccaattaatggaaaaaaaatagcttTGTCATTAAAAGGTGAAAAGGTTAATTTACCTGACTATGTTCAGAATTttaaagatgaaaaaattcctataacattttttataggAGCTGTAGCATATTCTAACCCAACTATGAATTTAGATATTATTGATCAAAGTATAAGTATTTCGGAATTTAGTTTGAGTGCTGCCACTTGTTGCTCTTCGATATGTTCTGAGTTTGAAAACTTATGGAAATTATTCTGA
- a CDS encoding ATP-dependent RNA helicase DHX36, putative: protein MKDLPILRYKNEIKEKLKNNNLIVIKGETGCGKTTQVPQIINELYFDKKEKDDIDEKNNQNDSQKILVSLPRRVATITVAERVSKEMGRGNVGEYVGYSIRFKNVCSKKTKIKFVTDGILIREIMGDPLLKNYKFIILDEIHERSIRTDVLLGYIKILLEKRKNLKIILMSATFDINIFNNFLGNPPIISIPHKIHKISIFYPKNVIEDYLLSIVCTILQIHFENSYIKKNMNSSEYYEHDDLKSADQELCDNTNISKNINNLNTQTSHFVNECHENYNNIIGDILVFLPGQEEIEMVNIMLKEKLKIIYKGILLKKLINGKKGAKVNAAAADDANNAAADDADDADDIITKFNYAMGSLDDNPIGDISFHFGDIEIIPDKIYTMKILQLYSSLPNKKQKMIFDPVPPNTRKVILSTNIAETSVTIPNIKYVIDSGKAKVKFFDEKKGCSVLKITKISKDSAIQRSGRAGREGPGKVYRIYTKEEYENMKAFLIPEIFRSDLTQIYLELKAMNIKNPLNFNFPENPKKEFFIHSAKMLFKIKAIDVNNNLTELGKQISMLPISPIYGNMLLSSVSFNCVDEMATLIALLNCDSIFLNFNFYEETEQVNNNSLTKMASKDENDDEIKISDKNKIINISRKKLIHPDGDHLTIIHVFYLWEQEITNSGKKQFCNIYGLNNEVLINVQKIKKQLLEILSNKMGIKINKKLHMHKWDNIMMSLCKSCYFNVAKNISNSSLFMNLVTKTKLRIHPSSTLFNSSNKPSFIFYSDIVQTKKLYARVVTKVNPEWLIKYVPKSFQISKD from the exons atgAAAGATTTACCAATATtaagatataaaaatgaaataaaagaaaaattaaaaaataataacctTATAGTTATAAAAGGAGAAACAGGATGTGGAAAAACAACTCAAGTAccacaaataataaatgaattatattttgacaaaaaagaaaaagatgatatagatgaaaaaaataatcaaaatgatTCTCAAAAAATTCTTGTGTCTTTGCCAAGAAGAGTTGCTACAATAACAGTGGCAGAGCGTGTATCAAAAGAAATGGGAAGAGGAAATGTTGGTGAATATGTGGGTTATAGTATACgatttaaaaatgtttgttcaaaaaaaacaaaaataaaattcgtAACAGATGGAATATTAATAAGAGAAATAATGGGAGAtccattattaaaaaattataaatttattattttagatGAAATACATGAAAGATCTATAAGAACAGATGTATTACTaggatatattaaaatattattagaaaaaagaaaaaatttaaaaattattcttATGTCAGCTACttttgatataaatatttttaataattttttaggAAATCCTCCAATTATATCTATTCCTCataaaattcataaaatttcaattttttatccaaaaaatgtaatagaGGATTATTTATTGTCTATTGTATGTACAATTTTACAAATACATTTTGAAAATTcctatatcaaaaaaaatatgaacagtTCAGAATATTATGAACATGACGACCTGAAAAGTGCAGATCAGGAGTTATGtgataatacaaatatttctaaaaatataaataatcttAACACACAAACTTCTCACTTTGTAAATGAATGtcatgaaaattataataatataatcgGAGACATTTTAGTATTTTTGCCTGGGCAAGAAGAAATCGAAATGGTTAATATAATGCTTAAGGAAAAgctaaaaattatttacaaaggaatattattaaaaaagttaaTAAATGGCAAAAAAGGTGCAAAAGTGAATGCTGCTGCTGCTGACGATGCTAACAATGCTGCTGCTGACGATGCTGACGATGCTGACGATATCATAACCAAATTTAACTATGCAATGGGGTCGCTTGATGACAATCCTATTGGTGATATATCGTTCCATTTTGGTGATATTGAAATAATTCcagataaaatatataccaTGAAAATATTACAGTTATATTCTTCCCTacctaataaaaaacaaaaaatgatttttGATCCTGTCCCTCCTAATACACGAAAG GTAATCCTCAGCACGAACATTGCCGAAACGTCAGTGACAATTCCtaacataaaatatgtaatagATAGTGGTAAAGCAAAGGTAAAATTttttgatgaaaaaaaaggatgtagtgttttaaaaattacaaaaataagCAAAGACTCTGCAATTCAACGAAGTGGGAGAGCAGGAAGAGAAGGGCCAGGAAAAGTTTATAGAATATACACAAAAGaagaatatgaaaatatgaaaGCTTTTTTAATACCTGAAATATTTAGATCAGATCttacacaaatatatttgGAACTAAAA gcaatgaatataaaaaacccACTAAACTTTAACTTTCCAGAAAACCCCAAAAAAGAATTTTTTATTCACTCAGCAAAAATgctatttaaaataaaagcaATAGATGTAAATAACAATTTGACAGAATTAGGAAAACAGATATCTATGCTCCCTATTAGTCCCATTTATGGAAATATGTTGTTATCATCTGTTTCTTTTAATTGTGTTGATGAGATGGCTACACTAATTGCACTTTTAAATTGTgatagtatttttttaaattttaatttttatgaagaAACTGAACaagtaaataataatagtttgACAAAAATGGCTAGtaaagatgaaaatgatgatgaaataaaaataagtgacaaaaataaaataattaatatttcgagaaaaaaattaatacatcCAGATGGAGATCATCTAACAATAAtacatgttttttatttatgggAACAAGAAATAACAAATAGtggaaaaaaacaattttgtaatatttatggattaaataatgaagttttaataaatgtacaaaaaattaagaaacaattattagaaatcttatcaaataaaatgggaataaaaataaataaaaaattacatatGCATAAATGGGATAATATTATGATGTCTTTATGCAAATCTTGTTATTTTAATgttgcaaaaaatatatcaaattcTTCTCTTTTTATGAATTTAGTAACTAAAACAAAATTACGAATACACCCTTCTTCTACTCTTTTTAATTCCTCTAACAAAccttcatttattttttattctgaTATTGttcaaacaaaaaaattatatgcacGTGTCGTCACAAAAGTCAACCCTGAATGGCTCATCAAGTATGTTCCCAAAAGTTTTCAGATATCTAAAGATTAG